In a single window of the Bradyrhizobium sp. ORS 285 genome:
- the hslV gene encoding ATP-dependent protease subunit HslV: MHASSHEPTVWHGTTILTVRKGGRVVVGGDGQVSIGQTVIKSNARKVRKLGKGDVIGGFAGATADAFTLFERLESKLEQYPGQLTRAAVELAKDWRTDRYLRRLEAMMIVADKEVSLVLTGTGDVLEPEAGVMAIGSGGNYALAAARALIDTDKDAESIVRKSLDIAADICVYTNRNITIEALSAE, from the coding sequence ATGCACGCATCTTCCCATGAGCCCACCGTCTGGCACGGCACCACGATCCTGACCGTCCGCAAAGGGGGCAGGGTGGTCGTGGGCGGCGACGGCCAGGTCTCGATCGGCCAGACCGTGATCAAGTCCAACGCCCGCAAGGTGCGCAAGCTCGGCAAGGGCGACGTGATCGGCGGCTTCGCTGGCGCCACGGCGGATGCCTTCACCCTGTTCGAGCGGCTGGAGAGCAAGCTGGAGCAGTATCCGGGGCAATTGACCCGGGCGGCCGTCGAGCTCGCCAAGGACTGGCGGACCGACCGCTATCTGCGCCGGCTCGAAGCGATGATGATCGTGGCCGACAAGGAGGTCTCGCTGGTGCTGACCGGGACCGGCGACGTGCTGGAGCCGGAAGCGGGCGTGATGGCGATCGGCTCCGGCGGCAATTATGCGCTGGCCGCGGCTCGCGCCCTGATCGACACCGACAAGGACGCCGAGAGCATCGTGCGCAAGTCGCTCGACATCGCCGCCGACATCTGCGTCTACACCAACCGCAACATCACCATCGAAGCGCTGTCGGCCGAGTAG
- the hisB gene encoding imidazoleglycerol-phosphate dehydratase HisB, translating into MRSATIKRKTKETDIEVSVNLDGTGVVEIATGIGFFDHMLDLLARHSRIDMTVKAVGDLHIDFHHTTEDVGIALGQAVRQALGDMAGITRYASIHMPMDETLTRVVIDVSGRPMLVFRTTFARDKIGEFDTELVREWFNAFAMNAGITLHVETLYGENAHHIAESCFKGLARALRTALAIDPRNKGEVPSTKGQLGG; encoded by the coding sequence ATGCGTAGCGCGACCATCAAGCGCAAGACCAAAGAGACCGACATCGAGGTGTCCGTGAACCTCGACGGCACCGGCGTCGTCGAGATCGCGACCGGTATCGGCTTCTTCGATCACATGCTGGACCTGCTCGCCCGCCATTCCCGCATCGACATGACCGTCAAGGCGGTCGGCGACCTGCATATCGATTTCCACCACACCACCGAGGATGTCGGCATCGCGCTCGGCCAGGCCGTGCGCCAGGCGCTCGGCGACATGGCCGGCATCACCCGCTACGCCTCGATCCATATGCCGATGGACGAGACCTTGACCCGTGTGGTGATCGACGTCTCGGGCCGGCCGATGCTGGTGTTCCGCACCACCTTCGCGCGCGACAAGATCGGCGAGTTCGACACCGAGCTGGTGCGCGAATGGTTCAACGCGTTCGCCATGAACGCGGGCATCACCCTGCACGTCGAGACGCTGTATGGCGAGAACGCCCATCATATCGCCGAATCCTGCTTCAAGGGTCTGGCGCGGGCGTTGCGGACGGCGCTCGCGATCGACCCCCGCAACAAGGGCGAAGTGCCATCCACCAAGGGTCAGCTCGGCGGCTGA